One window of the Desulfuribacillus alkaliarsenatis genome contains the following:
- a CDS encoding transketolase, with amino-acid sequence MARVLPEVQLTTEQLCMLKEKAQRIRQDICIMTCQAKSGHPGGSLSAADILAYLYFQEMNVDPKNPKNPDRDRFVLSKGHASPVLYGALAEKGYFPRAELENFRKIGAMLQGHPEMKGIPGVDMSTGSLGQGLAAANGMALAGKLDKMDYRVFVMMGDGEIQEGMIWESAMAAAHYKLDNVTAFLDYNGLQIDGPTEEVMALGDVAAKWQSFNWHTIEINGHCFEEIHAAVQEAKTIKDKPTIIIAQTLKGKGVSYMENQVGWHGNAPSQEQLDRALADLCDIVDAGGAE; translated from the coding sequence ATGGCTAGAGTATTACCAGAAGTACAATTAACGACGGAACAGCTATGCATGTTGAAAGAAAAAGCACAGCGCATTCGTCAAGACATTTGCATTATGACCTGTCAGGCAAAGTCAGGACATCCAGGGGGATCATTATCTGCAGCAGATATCTTAGCTTACCTTTATTTTCAGGAAATGAATGTCGATCCGAAAAACCCTAAGAATCCAGACAGAGACCGCTTTGTATTAAGTAAAGGGCATGCGTCACCAGTCTTGTACGGCGCATTAGCTGAGAAAGGCTACTTTCCACGTGCAGAACTAGAGAACTTCCGTAAAATTGGCGCAATGCTACAAGGGCATCCAGAGATGAAGGGTATTCCTGGTGTTGATATGAGCACAGGCTCCTTAGGACAAGGCTTAGCGGCAGCTAACGGTATGGCCTTAGCTGGCAAGCTAGATAAGATGGACTATCGTGTATTTGTAATGATGGGCGATGGTGAAATCCAAGAGGGCATGATATGGGAAAGTGCGATGGCAGCGGCCCATTATAAGCTTGATAACGTAACGGCCTTCCTTGATTACAATGGTCTTCAAATTGATGGTCCTACAGAAGAAGTAATGGCCCTAGGCGATGTGGCTGCAAAGTGGCAGTCGTTTAATTGGCACACAATTGAAATCAATGGACATTGCTTTGAAGAGATACATGCGGCGGTACAAGAAGCAAAAACAATTAAAGACAAGCCGACAATTATAATTGCTCAGACTTTAAAGGGTAAAGGCGTATCATATATGGAGAATCAGGTTGGCTGGCATGGAAACGCTCCAAGCCAAGAACAGCTTGACCGCGCATTAGCAGATTTATGTGACATAGTGGATGCAGGAGGTGCTGAGTAA
- a CDS encoding transketolase family protein — protein sequence MTKIATRDAYGKALVEVGKKNPNVVVLDADLSKSTKTADFAAAFPERFFDMGIAEQGMMGTAAGFAAAGKIPFASTFAVFATARVMDQVRNSIAYPKLNVKIAATHAGLTVGEDGGSHQAIEDVALMRAVPNMTVVVPADAEETRQVIEKAVEFDGPMYIRLGRPGVPVIFDENYKFEIGKGHMLRPGKDVTIVATGLMVSKAIEASEKLQEEGISARVINISTIKPIDKDIIIQAAMETNAIVTAEEHNIIGGLGSAVAEVVAENHPVKMKRVGVEDTFGESGTPDALLEKYGLTVDKLVEAVKSLHKK from the coding sequence ATGACCAAAATAGCAACTAGAGATGCCTATGGTAAGGCGTTAGTAGAAGTAGGTAAGAAAAATCCAAATGTCGTAGTATTAGATGCTGACTTATCGAAGTCAACTAAGACTGCAGATTTTGCGGCAGCATTTCCAGAGCGTTTCTTCGATATGGGAATCGCAGAGCAGGGCATGATGGGTACGGCTGCTGGTTTTGCAGCAGCAGGTAAGATTCCTTTTGCAAGTACATTTGCCGTGTTTGCAACTGCACGCGTGATGGATCAGGTACGTAACTCCATTGCTTATCCAAAGCTCAATGTAAAAATCGCGGCAACACATGCTGGTTTAACTGTAGGTGAAGATGGTGGATCCCACCAAGCAATTGAAGATGTAGCATTGATGCGTGCTGTGCCTAATATGACCGTAGTCGTTCCTGCTGATGCAGAAGAGACAAGACAGGTTATAGAAAAGGCAGTTGAGTTTGACGGTCCAATGTACATAAGACTGGGTCGCCCAGGAGTACCTGTAATCTTTGACGAGAATTATAAATTTGAAATTGGTAAGGGTCATATGCTACGCCCTGGTAAAGATGTAACAATCGTTGCTACTGGTCTAATGGTTAGTAAAGCGATTGAAGCGAGTGAAAAACTTCAAGAAGAAGGAATCTCTGCTCGCGTTATTAACATCTCTACAATTAAGCCAATTGACAAAGATATTATTATCCAAGCAGCTATGGAAACAAACGCTATAGTAACCGCAGAAGAGCATAATATAATTGGTGGACTAGGCAGTGCTGTTGCAGAAGTAGTAGCAGAAAATCATCCAGTGAAAATGAAACGCGTAGGCGTTGAAGACACATTCGGCGAGTCAGGGACACCTGACGCACTACTTGAGAAATATGGTTTAACCGTAGATAAACTAGTAGAAGCAGTAAAGTCTTTACATAAAAAATAA
- a CDS encoding c-type cytochrome: MKQFKVVKIDKKHWMWLGISVTIVSLAIILSMCTGSPFIGDRTNTEASSENVEESKEQSTAEIEQQRMNAKRWYNQSCALCHGEQLEGRLQNPPLLNTAKKYTADQVYTIIIDGRGDMTGGFLQGDEARAVAEWLIEIDK; this comes from the coding sequence TTGAAGCAGTTTAAAGTTGTTAAAATTGATAAGAAGCATTGGATGTGGTTAGGAATAAGTGTCACCATTGTATCCTTAGCCATAATTTTAAGCATGTGTACAGGCAGTCCTTTTATCGGGGATCGAACGAATACAGAGGCTAGCAGTGAAAATGTGGAGGAAAGTAAGGAACAATCTACTGCTGAGATAGAACAACAAAGGATGAACGCTAAGCGTTGGTATAATCAATCCTGTGCCCTATGCCATGGCGAACAATTAGAAGGGCGTTTGCAAAACCCGCCATTACTAAACACAGCGAAAAAATATACAGCAGATCAAGTGTATACAATAATCATTGACGGAAGGGGAGACATGACAGGTGGATTCCTCCAAGGTGACGAAGCTAGGGCAGTTGCAGAATGGCTAATAGAAATAGATAAATAA